One Malus sylvestris chromosome 14, drMalSylv7.2, whole genome shotgun sequence DNA segment encodes these proteins:
- the LOC126599964 gene encoding DEAD-box ATP-dependent RNA helicase 38-like, with protein MAESAAPAAVTSTVEPAAPSGNKSSPEASTTTPPPAEKPEKSETKRWADEEDDPPEEPEKKDDAPAPSTSEPEVNLAELKITENKFLDDPEDSKISAVTAGDTPYTSASSFEDLNLSPDVLKGLYVEMQFKKPSKIQAITLPMILTPPYKDLIAQAHNGSGKTTCFVLGMLSRVDPNIKAPQALCICPTRELAIQNLEVLQKMGKYTGITAECAIPTDRTSSTSAQSRPPVSAQIVIGTPGTIKRLMSTKKIGVSCVKILVFDEADHMLAEDGFKDDSLRIMNDIKRYSSHCQVLLFSATFNEKVTNFVSKVIKGGGNQLFVKKEELSLEAVKQYKVYCPDELAKIDVIKSKIFELGEKLGQRIIFVRTKNSARMLHQQLVQDGYAVTTIQGALNAEDRDKIVKEFKDGLTQVLISTDLLARGFDQQQINCVVNYDLPIKYREGPRTRDPPEPDYEVYLHRIGRAGRFGRKGAVFNLICGDWDELTMSKIEQYFNSPVTEVENTEEAFEGALKAAGLL; from the exons ATGGCTGAGTCTGCCGCCCCCGCCGCTGTCACATCAACCGTAGAACCCGCAGCGCCATCAGGAAACAAGTCGTCTCCCGAGGCTTCTACGACCACTCCTCCGCCGGCGGAGAAGCCTGAGAAGTCGGAGACAAAACGATGGGCCGACGAAGAGGACGACCCTCCGGAGGAGCCCGAGAAGAAAGACGACGCTCCGGCGCCGTCTACTTCGGAACCGGAGGTAAACCTTGCCGAATTGAAGATTACCGAGAACAAGTTCCTCGACGACCCCGAAGACTCTAAAATCAGTGCC GTTACGGCCGGTGACACGCCGTACACGTCGGCGAGTAGTTTCGAGGATCTGAATCTGTCGCCAGATGTACTGAAGGGCTTGTATGTCGAGATGCAATTCAAAAAGCCGAGCAAAATCCAGGCAATCACTTTGCCAATGATTTTGACCCCTCCCTACAAAGATCTTATTGCTCAGGCGCATAATGGTTCGGGCAAAACCACTTGTTTCGTGCTTGGGATGCTCAGCCGTGTCGATCCCAATATCAAAGCTCCTCAGGCGCTCTGCATTTGCCCCACCAGAGAGTTGGCCATTCAG AATCTCGAGGTTCTTCAGAAGATGGGGAAGTATACAGGGATAACTGCAGAGTGTGCTATCCCAACAGATAGGACAAGTTCTACCTCGGCACAATCCAGGCCACCAGTATCGGCACAAATTGTGATTGGAACTCCTGGTACGATTAAGAGATTAATGTCGACGAAAAAAATCGGTGTGAGCTGTGTCAAGATTCTTGTTTTCGACGAGGCTGATCACATGCTTGCTGAG GATGGCTTTAAGGATGATTCTTTGAGGATAATGAATGACATAAAGAGATATAGCTCTCACTGCCAG gtgcttttgttttctgctaCATTTAATGAAAAAGTCACGAACTTTGTTTCAAAAGTGATCAAAGGTGGTGGTAACCAACTCTTTGTAAAGAAAGAAGAGCTATCATTGGAGGCTGTAAAGCAGTACAAGGTGTACTGTCCTGATGAATTGGCAAAGATTGACGTCATCAAAAGCAAAATATTTGAACTGGGAGAGAAATTGGGGCAGAGAATTATATTTGTTCGGACAAAAAATAGTGCAAGAATGTTACATCAGCAACTTGTACAAGATGGTTATGCAGTTACTACTATTCAAGGTGCCCTCAATGCTGAAGATAGAGACAAAATAGTCAAAGAGTTCAAAGATGGTTTAACCCAAGTTCTTATATCAACTGACCTACTCGCTCGAGGATTTGATCAACAGCAG ATTAATTGTGTTGTCAATTATGACCTTCCAATCAAATATAGAGAGGGCCCCAGGACACGTGATCCTCCCGAACCTGATTATGAGGTGTACTTGCATAGAATTGGAAGGGCTGGACGTTTTGGTCGCAAGG GGGCGGTGTTTAACTTGATTTGCGGTGATTGGGATGAATTGACCATGTCAAAGATTGAGCAGTATTTTAACTCTCCAGTAACAGAG GTTGAAAACACCGAAGAAGCTTTCGAAGGCGCTCTGAAAGCAGCTGGCTTACTGTAA